A window from uncultured Desulfobacter sp. encodes these proteins:
- a CDS encoding response regulator transcription factor, translating into MIQTREKSQIVIVDDHPIFCLGMSELINREPDLTVVACPNTAEKARQIIEQDMPDLMIVDVSLAESNGIDLVAELRAKFPDLPILVLSMYDDSMYAERALMAGARGYVMKQRAIAQVVEAVRQVLTGHIYASDRIKEKLLNRMISKKPSAVGFSLDTLTNREIEVFRLMGEGLDSKEIAARLKLSMKTVGTHRENIKEKLQLKHYTELVKAAVHWVYEMKK; encoded by the coding sequence ATGATTCAGACGCGTGAAAAATCCCAAATCGTCATCGTGGATGACCATCCTATTTTCTGCCTGGGGATGAGTGAACTGATCAACCGGGAACCGGATTTGACGGTGGTGGCGTGTCCCAATACGGCGGAAAAGGCACGTCAGATCATTGAACAGGATATGCCGGATCTGATGATTGTGGATGTGTCCCTGGCCGAAAGCAACGGCATTGACCTGGTGGCCGAGCTGCGTGCCAAATTCCCGGATCTGCCCATCCTGGTGTTGTCCATGTATGATGATTCCATGTACGCGGAACGGGCGTTGATGGCCGGTGCCAGGGGGTATGTGATGAAACAGCGGGCTATTGCCCAGGTGGTGGAGGCGGTGCGCCAGGTGTTGACCGGGCACATCTATGCCAGTGATCGGATAAAGGAAAAGCTGCTCAACCGCATGATTTCAAAAAAGCCGTCTGCCGTGGGGTTCAGTCTGGATACCCTTACCAATAGAGAGATTGAGGTGTTTCGGCTCATGGGTGAGGGCCTGGACTCTAAGGAAATTGCGGCACGGCTGAAGTTGAGCATGAAAACCGTGGGCACCCACCGGGAAAATATCAAGGAAAAGCTTCAGCTCAAACATTACACGGAGCTTGTCAAGGCGGCCGTTCACTGGGTGTATGAAATGAAAAAATAA
- a CDS encoding cache domain-containing protein: MTGLQTTHAAQMTEPGRFSGFRLFLSSLQIRYKFLISFALIFFLSMFLCNLFIYVYVRHNIEDRIESELTNTTAMIYNMVNTSVNVAIKNHLRAVAEKNLDILTDLNQRVAAGDISRVDARKRASDVILSQTIGTSGYLYCLDSRGDVVVHPRAELIGTNVAEHLFVRQMMRKKQGYLEYEWKNPEEKNVRPKALYMAHFEPWDWIIAASAYRSEFIRLVNVQDFRQSILSLKFGQSGYAFVFDRDGRAIIHPVLQDVNIFQTPELPDQYLKDMMQRKKGRSVYYWKNPGEARARKKLVIFNYIPEYQWIVASSSYLDELYRPLKTIRNVFIGISLLFFCIMLAVTFGLSRTITTPLRRLMARFSAATAGDYSIRMEIRAADEVGQLAGYFNRFMDQLETTHQELNNEIQVRRLAEQAGNENRVRYYLLMEAAPDPIVNYDMKGRVIYINPAFTRVFGWSLEECKGRKMDHFVPDACWPETKVMIHQVRVGQGIFNVETRRLTKDGRVVDVSISGASALDAQGKLFGSIIILRDITRSKNLEKQVMQAGDRERMKIGQELHDDLCPHLIGISGLAAVIREDLKVRHDPAADLAGKMGVLMEDAVEKTRQLARGLCPVHLVSRGFQSALEEIADQYEYYPGIRFACRMDEGVDILDDSWAIHLYHIAREAVNNAVKHSNCDRIDIELIRDRSDGLIHLTVTDNGTGIDPDPSGRGIGLQIMAYRAKIIEAQFNIDTGPKGTQVQIVLSASVPNSIG, from the coding sequence GTGACGGGACTTCAGACAACGCATGCAGCACAAATGACTGAACCGGGGAGGTTTTCAGGGTTCCGTCTTTTTTTAAGTTCTCTTCAGATTCGGTATAAGTTTCTCATCAGCTTTGCGTTGATATTTTTTCTGTCCATGTTTTTGTGCAACCTGTTCATCTATGTTTATGTGCGCCACAATATCGAGGACCGCATCGAAAGCGAACTGACCAACACCACCGCCATGATTTACAATATGGTCAATACCTCTGTGAATGTGGCCATTAAAAATCATCTGAGGGCCGTGGCGGAAAAGAATCTGGACATACTGACCGACCTGAACCAACGGGTCGCGGCAGGCGATATTTCCCGGGTGGATGCCCGCAAAAGGGCGTCAGACGTGATTTTAAGCCAGACCATCGGGACATCGGGGTATCTTTACTGCCTGGACAGCCGCGGGGATGTGGTGGTTCACCCGAGAGCCGAACTGATTGGCACCAACGTGGCCGAACACCTCTTTGTCCGGCAGATGATGAGAAAAAAGCAGGGGTACCTGGAATATGAATGGAAAAACCCGGAAGAAAAAAATGTTCGGCCCAAAGCCCTTTATATGGCACATTTTGAACCCTGGGACTGGATCATTGCGGCCTCTGCCTACCGGTCTGAATTCATCAGGCTTGTCAATGTCCAGGATTTCAGGCAGAGCATTCTTTCCTTAAAATTCGGGCAGAGCGGGTATGCCTTTGTCTTTGACCGGGACGGTCGGGCCATTATCCATCCGGTTCTACAGGATGTGAATATTTTTCAGACCCCGGAACTGCCCGATCAATACCTCAAAGACATGATGCAGCGCAAAAAGGGCCGGTCGGTTTACTATTGGAAAAACCCCGGGGAGGCCCGGGCGCGCAAAAAACTGGTGATCTTTAATTATATTCCCGAATACCAGTGGATTGTGGCGTCCTCATCCTACCTGGATGAGCTGTACCGGCCCCTGAAAACCATCCGCAATGTGTTTATCGGCATCTCCCTGCTCTTTTTCTGCATCATGCTGGCCGTGACCTTTGGGCTCAGCCGAACCATTACCACACCCCTGCGCAGGCTTATGGCCCGGTTCAGTGCGGCCACGGCCGGAGATTACTCCATCCGCATGGAGATTCGTGCCGCAGACGAGGTAGGTCAGCTTGCAGGATACTTTAACCGGTTCATGGACCAGCTCGAAACCACCCACCAGGAGTTAAACAACGAAATCCAGGTGCGCCGGCTGGCCGAACAGGCGGGAAACGAAAACCGTGTGCGGTACTATCTGCTCATGGAGGCTGCCCCGGACCCCATTGTCAATTACGATATGAAAGGCCGGGTGATTTACATCAATCCCGCCTTTACCCGGGTGTTCGGCTGGTCTCTGGAAGAGTGCAAGGGGCGGAAAATGGATCATTTTGTGCCCGATGCCTGCTGGCCTGAAACAAAGGTCATGATTCACCAGGTCCGGGTAGGGCAGGGTATATTTAACGTTGAGACCCGCAGGCTGACAAAGGACGGCCGGGTGGTGGATGTCAGCATATCCGGGGCATCGGCCCTTGATGCCCAGGGAAAACTTTTCGGCAGCATCATCATTTTAAGGGACATTACCCGGTCTAAAAATCTTGAAAAGCAGGTGATGCAGGCCGGGGACCGGGAACGAATGAAGATCGGCCAGGAGCTTCACGACGATCTTTGTCCCCATCTCATTGGTATCTCAGGGTTGGCCGCCGTGATCCGGGAGGATCTTAAAGTCAGGCATGACCCTGCTGCAGATCTTGCCGGAAAAATGGGCGTGCTCATGGAAGATGCCGTAGAAAAGACCCGGCAACTTGCCCGGGGCCTTTGTCCGGTCCATCTAGTCAGCCGTGGATTTCAGTCTGCCTTGGAAGAGATTGCCGATCAATATGAATATTACCCGGGTATCCGGTTTGCGTGTCGCATGGACGAGGGGGTGGATATCCTGGACGATTCCTGGGCCATTCATCTTTATCATATTGCACGGGAAGCCGTGAACAACGCGGTAAAGCATTCAAACTGCGACCGCATAGATATTGAGTTAATCCGGGATAGGTCGGATGGCCTGATCCATTTGACGGTGACAGACAACGGCACCGGCATTGATCCCGATCCTTCGGGCCGGGGCATCGGTCTGCAGATCATGGCTTACCGGGCTAAGATCATTGAGGCGCAGTTTAATATTGATACAGGCCCCAAAGGCACCCAAGTCCAGATTGTTTTAAGTGCGTCGGTCCCAAACAGCATCGGATAA
- the prmA gene encoding 50S ribosomal protein L11 methyltransferase, with the protein MKFKKVIARFDADDIELAEEVICHIFFSFNLKGVICEVPIPEPDEGFGTQTLKQPEHNSIIGYLPDTDDSDIMISKIKERLAGLADMAVQVNVSSELVDEKDWSHAWKEYFNVTRITDKIVVKPEWKEYTPAPGEVIIHIDPGMAFGTGTHPTTSMCLTLLEDYVKPDTTLLDVGCGSGILMIGAAKLGAGTMTGLDVDPMAVDISRKNLEKNGIAFDNITLVAATLDKTPQIQYDLICANIIAQVITAIMPDIAARLAPDGNAILSGIIEERLPDIYTALDKHNLECVKKINEDEWVALVVRHKKLG; encoded by the coding sequence ATGAAATTCAAAAAAGTTATTGCCCGGTTCGATGCAGACGACATTGAACTTGCCGAAGAAGTGATCTGCCATATTTTCTTTTCATTCAATCTCAAGGGCGTCATATGCGAGGTCCCCATCCCCGAGCCGGATGAGGGATTCGGCACCCAGACCCTGAAACAGCCTGAGCACAACAGCATCATCGGCTACCTGCCGGACACCGATGATTCGGATATCATGATTTCCAAAATCAAGGAGCGCCTGGCAGGTTTGGCGGATATGGCTGTGCAGGTGAATGTTTCATCCGAACTTGTGGATGAAAAAGACTGGTCCCATGCCTGGAAAGAATATTTCAACGTGACCCGGATTACCGATAAAATCGTGGTGAAGCCGGAATGGAAGGAATATACCCCGGCTCCGGGTGAAGTGATTATCCACATTGATCCGGGCATGGCATTCGGCACGGGCACCCACCCCACCACCTCCATGTGCCTGACCCTTTTAGAAGATTATGTAAAGCCCGACACAACGCTCCTGGATGTGGGATGCGGATCGGGCATACTGATGATTGGTGCCGCAAAACTTGGGGCAGGCACCATGACGGGTCTTGACGTGGACCCCATGGCCGTGGATATTTCCCGCAAGAACCTGGAAAAAAACGGCATCGCGTTTGACAACATCACCCTTGTGGCCGCCACCCTGGATAAAACGCCCCAAATCCAATACGACCTGATCTGCGCCAACATCATTGCCCAGGTGATCACAGCCATCATGCCGGATATTGCCGCCCGCCTGGCACCGGACGGAAACGCCATTCTATCGGGCATCATTGAGGAAAGATTGCCGGACATTTACACAGCTCTGGATAAACACAATCTTGAGTGCGTCAAAAAAATCAACGAGGATGAATGGGTGGCGCTGGTGGTGCGTCATAAAAAATTAGGATGA
- a CDS encoding CHAT domain-containing protein — MNENAYHWIVDYTPAWLRKFFFAKQGGFNSGEESIWLDINKKMDECIGQNDLKSAIHLGQHALRQARKTFGQGHDRTGITHFVLGTLYVKTGLSTLARDHFQQAWNIHKKCSTDEGRKFASTTFQTLLKFYSTNKQHKRVEKLLYEGLAAWEKYLRNQSNFYFAIINTLVQEYVRTGAHAKAERLLVSKLKQVLRLYGRNTAIYGYMLGNLGMLYSSQNQPGPAITSLFECLEILQELENTSTKEYASFVYTLFQLYTATGEPDRAEKIYQDALMLSMNLKHAHLFQNFSQTLWDMGEYGKAQPFLEKLVDIFRGEINKDHPDDIPVNSIAAMDLETNKISPAHGPYVAAMKRLANLHIVLGEYQWAASLYTKIWKMSRCFQGLKNPGVSFSMMGEVGEKLIGKQPDNPALKSNPDILNYLESLGTAARLFFTIGDYSSCMEVAGAAYTGSEAILGKEHPLYLQSLVAYAQMETAIGESQSAIGHFQQCIKTSISVLGDHSPIFRDAVQGLARVLEDSGLIEKALKAYQLILATLDETRPSDTLSLFNVKISMARIQANAGNSTDAIQCLLKSAFFFDKMLGHIMAYGYNERLEDYIFRDQSLYHMLFSLFVNNHHEFPEFIEPVYDVLLKRKALIREWVLQKKIHIQKAKDPAQSELFFRLKKLQEDFASQLNRSRFFPLSAGKHEYREKEELLLGKCVQEIRSLEKSLAAQSPQYSIVSGIRRISLEEVLEKLPEGFVLIDFVHFTPFDVGTRDPEYEKLADFKTNFTDYWMLGTDKKSAAEDIQENFDFYSEMSTRCGFDFQDLVHKLGLDDTELTTPGHGPAKGRYAAFILKKEHPRLQVVDMGEAGHIESLITALKEEISEWRKKKSATFFTKTAHALSQAVFTPLLEAMNGCKNMLISADGALFEFPFEILPLPDNRYLIEDYDIHYVDAARDVINFNDTATAKSLPLIIADPDFDLCLSPEAPQTPSRACRSHSEDGPRFTECIRTFFDDEWPGFPRLEGAREEGRHVQELLGPKAVLWEGDQALKSKLLRICSPQILHLATHGFVFQGNRSFKKNNKGPWFGQFTNPELEVSGSLDTPLLRSGLLLAGVNSFFCSHAQDPGIDDGILTAVDISSMDMVGTDLVVLSACSTGLGEVKPGEGVYGMRRAFILAGAKSLVVSLWPVPDQETKTLLSMFYHNLNKGLSKSAALKEAKLAMIRDARTRHDADHPYSWGAFICVGDPSPLERFTS; from the coding sequence ATGAACGAAAACGCTTATCATTGGATAGTTGATTATACCCCAGCATGGTTGAGGAAGTTCTTTTTTGCAAAACAAGGGGGTTTTAATTCCGGCGAAGAGAGCATCTGGCTTGACATCAACAAAAAAATGGATGAGTGCATCGGTCAAAATGATCTTAAGTCCGCAATCCACCTTGGCCAGCATGCGCTCAGGCAGGCCCGTAAAACATTTGGCCAGGGGCATGACAGAACGGGAATAACCCATTTTGTTCTGGGAACGCTCTACGTTAAAACCGGCCTCTCCACCCTGGCCCGGGACCATTTTCAGCAGGCATGGAACATACATAAAAAATGTTCAACCGATGAAGGCCGAAAATTCGCTTCAACCACGTTCCAGACCCTTCTGAAATTCTACAGTACAAACAAGCAGCACAAGAGGGTCGAAAAGCTTCTCTATGAAGGCTTGGCAGCCTGGGAAAAATATCTCAGAAATCAAAGCAATTTTTATTTCGCGATCATAAACACCCTCGTTCAGGAATATGTGCGGACAGGTGCCCATGCAAAGGCTGAGAGACTTCTGGTTTCAAAGTTAAAACAGGTCCTTAGGCTGTATGGACGAAACACGGCCATTTACGGATATATGCTCGGTAATTTAGGGATGTTATATTCCTCACAAAACCAGCCGGGCCCGGCCATCACCTCGCTTTTTGAATGCCTTGAAATCCTTCAAGAACTTGAGAACACCTCAACCAAAGAATACGCCTCATTTGTATACACCCTGTTCCAACTGTATACAGCCACGGGAGAGCCTGACCGGGCCGAAAAGATTTACCAGGATGCCCTTATGCTCTCCATGAATCTTAAGCATGCGCATCTATTCCAAAATTTTTCCCAAACCTTGTGGGATATGGGAGAATACGGCAAAGCGCAACCTTTTTTGGAGAAGCTGGTGGACATATTCAGGGGGGAGATCAACAAGGACCATCCGGATGATATCCCTGTGAATTCAATTGCCGCCATGGATCTTGAAACGAATAAAATTTCCCCTGCCCACGGGCCCTATGTCGCGGCCATGAAACGGTTGGCCAATCTTCATATCGTGCTTGGGGAATATCAATGGGCCGCCAGTCTTTACACAAAAATCTGGAAGATGAGCCGATGTTTTCAAGGCCTTAAAAACCCCGGTGTATCGTTTTCGATGATGGGGGAAGTGGGTGAAAAGCTCATCGGAAAACAACCGGATAATCCGGCCTTGAAAAGCAATCCCGATATACTGAATTACCTGGAAAGCCTGGGAACAGCAGCCCGGTTGTTTTTTACCATTGGAGACTACAGTTCCTGCATGGAAGTGGCCGGGGCCGCGTATACCGGTTCCGAGGCGATCCTGGGCAAGGAGCATCCCCTTTACTTACAGAGCCTGGTCGCCTATGCCCAGATGGAGACCGCGATTGGCGAGTCTCAATCCGCTATTGGACACTTTCAGCAATGCATAAAAACGAGCATCTCCGTTCTGGGGGATCATTCACCCATTTTCAGGGACGCTGTTCAGGGTCTGGCACGTGTGCTCGAGGATTCAGGGTTAATTGAGAAAGCGTTAAAAGCCTATCAATTGATCCTGGCCACACTGGATGAAACCAGGCCATCAGATACCCTCAGCCTTTTTAATGTCAAAATTTCCATGGCGAGAATCCAGGCCAATGCCGGGAACAGCACCGATGCGATTCAATGCCTGCTTAAAAGCGCCTTCTTTTTTGACAAGATGCTCGGTCATATCATGGCTTACGGCTACAACGAACGGTTGGAGGACTACATCTTCCGCGATCAGTCTCTTTACCACATGCTGTTTTCACTTTTTGTTAATAATCATCATGAATTCCCTGAATTTATAGAGCCCGTCTATGATGTTCTCCTAAAACGCAAGGCCCTCATCCGGGAATGGGTTCTCCAAAAAAAAATACACATTCAAAAAGCCAAAGATCCCGCTCAATCCGAATTGTTCTTTCGGCTAAAAAAACTGCAAGAGGATTTTGCTTCCCAGCTTAACCGCAGCCGTTTTTTTCCTTTATCAGCTGGTAAGCATGAATACCGGGAAAAAGAAGAATTACTTTTGGGTAAGTGCGTCCAGGAGATTCGGAGTCTTGAAAAATCCTTGGCCGCCCAATCGCCCCAATACTCGATCGTAAGCGGCATCCGGCGGATTTCGCTGGAAGAGGTCCTGGAGAAACTGCCTGAGGGCTTTGTCTTAATCGATTTTGTTCATTTCACGCCATTTGACGTCGGCACCCGGGATCCCGAGTACGAAAAACTCGCGGATTTCAAGACCAACTTTACGGATTACTGGATGCTTGGAACCGACAAAAAATCTGCTGCCGAAGACATTCAAGAAAATTTCGATTTCTATAGTGAAATGTCTACGAGGTGCGGTTTTGATTTCCAGGACCTCGTTCATAAACTCGGTTTAGACGATACAGAGTTGACCACCCCCGGGCATGGCCCCGCAAAAGGCAGGTATGCTGCATTTATCTTAAAAAAAGAACACCCCCGGCTTCAGGTCGTTGATATGGGTGAGGCCGGTCATATCGAAAGCCTCATCACCGCTTTGAAGGAAGAGATCAGCGAATGGAGGAAGAAAAAGTCGGCGACCTTTTTCACCAAAACCGCCCACGCCTTATCTCAAGCTGTGTTTACGCCCCTTCTGGAAGCAATGAACGGCTGCAAAAATATGCTGATTTCAGCGGACGGCGCTTTGTTTGAGTTCCCGTTTGAAATTCTTCCCCTGCCTGATAACCGGTATTTGATCGAAGACTATGATATTCACTATGTTGATGCCGCGCGTGATGTGATCAATTTCAATGACACGGCCACGGCGAAATCGCTCCCCCTGATCATTGCCGATCCAGACTTTGATCTTTGCTTAAGCCCGGAAGCCCCCCAAACACCATCCCGGGCTTGCCGGTCCCATTCTGAGGATGGGCCGCGTTTTACGGAATGTATCCGCACCTTTTTTGACGATGAATGGCCCGGGTTCCCGCGTCTGGAAGGGGCCCGGGAAGAAGGCCGCCATGTGCAAGAGTTGCTCGGCCCAAAGGCCGTCCTCTGGGAAGGTGATCAAGCGCTGAAAAGCAAGCTGCTTCGGATTTGCAGCCCCCAGATCCTCCATCTGGCCACCCATGGATTTGTGTTTCAGGGGAACCGGTCTTTCAAAAAAAATAATAAGGGCCCCTGGTTTGGTCAGTTCACCAACCCCGAGTTGGAGGTTTCCGGGAGCCTCGACACCCCCCTGTTACGTTCCGGATTGCTCCTGGCAGGCGTGAATTCTTTTTTCTGTAGCCATGCTCAAGACCCCGGGATCGACGATGGAATCCTGACTGCCGTGGATATCAGCTCGATGGATATGGTTGGCACCGACTTGGTCGTCTTGTCCGCCTGTTCCACCGGCCTGGGGGAGGTCAAGCCGGGTGAAGGCGTCTACGGCATGCGCAGGGCCTTTATTTTAGCCGGGGCAAAGTCATTGGTCGTGAGCCTGTGGCCTGTGCCCGACCAGGAAACCAAAACCCTGCTGTCCATGTTTTACCATAACCTCAATAAGGGCTTATCAAAAAGTGCGGCTCTAAAAGAGGCAAAACTTGCAATGATCAGAGATGCCCGAACACGGCACGATGCCGATCATCCATATTCCTGGGGCGCCTTTATCTGTGTTGGCGACCCCAGCCCTTTAGAAAGGTTCACATCATGA
- a CDS encoding GNAT family N-acetyltransferase codes for MIVIEQFSSEYLAGIVDVILPIQQEEFGIKITLEDQADLNDIPSFYQKERGNFWVALHGPEIVGTISLVDIGSGQGALRKMFVKKQFRGAEKGVAESLLKVLWEWCKAQGINEIYLGTTSKFLAAHRFYEKNGFSEIQKNDLPESFPVMAVDTKFYKILVADTGS; via the coding sequence ATGATTGTAATTGAGCAATTCTCTAGTGAGTATCTTGCGGGTATCGTTGATGTCATTCTCCCTATTCAGCAAGAGGAATTCGGTATTAAAATTACGCTCGAAGATCAAGCTGATTTAAATGATATCCCCAGTTTTTATCAAAAAGAGAGAGGTAACTTTTGGGTTGCATTGCATGGGCCTGAAATTGTTGGAACGATTTCGTTGGTTGATATCGGTTCTGGACAAGGGGCTCTTCGGAAAATGTTCGTCAAGAAACAATTCCGGGGTGCAGAAAAGGGTGTTGCCGAGAGCCTTTTGAAGGTCCTTTGGGAATGGTGCAAAGCCCAAGGAATAAATGAAATATACCTTGGTACAACTTCAAAGTTTTTAGCAGCTCATCGTTTTTACGAAAAAAATGGCTTTTCAGAAATTCAGAAAAATGATTTACCTGAATCTTTTCCAGTAATGGCAGTGGATACGAAATTTTATAAAATTTTAGTAGCTGATACTGGCTCCTGA
- a CDS encoding LysE family translocator, with the protein MFDYSLSHWATFFTAAVLLNISPGPDMAFILGQTAKRGIQSGFSAMFGIWAGAFIHVIFAALGLSAILASSAVAFSTIKWIGAGYLIWLGIQSLRSKGTRMSVNCQVSPKGLMPIFRQGVLVSVLNPKVAVFFLAFLPQFVEAGAGPVSAQFFLHGSLIIFVAAFVEPPLILVGGKLTGYLNNNTIISRWMDRGLGALFVGLGIKLASSDRF; encoded by the coding sequence ATGTTCGACTATTCATTAAGTCATTGGGCAACATTTTTTACAGCTGCTGTGCTGTTAAACATATCTCCAGGCCCGGATATGGCTTTCATTCTCGGTCAAACTGCAAAAAGAGGGATACAGTCTGGCTTCTCAGCGATGTTTGGTATTTGGGCCGGCGCATTTATACATGTCATTTTTGCGGCGCTGGGCCTGTCTGCTATTTTGGCCTCTTCAGCTGTGGCATTTTCGACAATTAAGTGGATTGGCGCGGGGTATCTGATCTGGCTTGGAATACAATCTTTACGGTCTAAAGGAACCCGCATGTCTGTTAATTGCCAGGTCTCTCCAAAAGGTTTGATGCCGATATTCAGACAAGGTGTGCTGGTATCCGTATTAAATCCGAAAGTCGCGGTTTTCTTCCTTGCATTTCTTCCGCAATTTGTTGAAGCCGGGGCAGGCCCCGTTAGTGCACAGTTTTTCCTCCATGGGTCTCTCATTATTTTTGTAGCAGCGTTCGTTGAGCCGCCCTTAATTCTCGTTGGTGGTAAATTGACAGGCTATCTCAATAACAACACAATAATTTCGCGTTGGATGGATCGGGGCCTTGGTGCATTGTTTGTTGGTTTAGGCATTAAATTAGCATCCAGTGACCGTTTCTAA
- the nhaD gene encoding sodium:proton antiporter NhaD: protein MWASYHEADKQVHGFGVKRMGAAFVHPNEIKEVMYMKDGVKLILMTIGFLIIPVLGFAQAEAAHAAGAGMTNTAYGYIAVIFFIVAYALVPLENNIHLRKSKPVLLAAGVIWVLVSLAYSSIGDTHTAHDAIKLSLIEYAELFLFLLAAMTYINAMEERNVFQRLRAVLVSRGFSLRKIFWITGLLAFFISPVADNLTTALLMGAVAMAVGGNNKKFISLACINIVVAANAGGAFSPFGDITTLMVWQKGKVVFAEFFAIFVPSLVNWLVPAVIMSLFVDKDVPEALDESVSMKYGAWVIMGLFGATIVTAVCFHNMLHLPPAAGMMLGLGYLGIFSYHIKHHENRTNKYDPILGAREAECPPSHDVISFDIMKKISRAEWDTLLFFYGIILCVGGLAQFGYLALISQFLYLDLGATWANSLVGVLSAILDNIPVMFAVLTMDPSMSHGQWLLVTLTAGTGGSMLAIGSAAGVALMGAARGTYTFGGHLKWTPVIALGYALSIVCHLMLNRAMM, encoded by the coding sequence ATGTGGGCATCCTATCATGAAGCCGACAAACAGGTCCACGGTTTTGGGGTGAAGAGAATGGGGGCGGCGTTTGTTCACCCCAATGAAATCAAGGAGGTAATGTATATGAAAGATGGTGTTAAATTAATACTTATGACGATCGGATTTCTGATAATCCCGGTTCTGGGATTTGCCCAGGCTGAGGCTGCCCATGCTGCGGGCGCGGGAATGACGAATACTGCATATGGATATATTGCGGTGATTTTTTTTATCGTGGCGTATGCTTTGGTTCCCCTGGAAAACAATATCCATTTGCGAAAGAGCAAACCCGTGCTACTGGCCGCCGGCGTAATCTGGGTACTGGTGTCCCTGGCCTATTCCAGTATCGGCGATACCCACACCGCCCATGATGCCATCAAGCTCAGCCTGATCGAATATGCGGAACTGTTTTTGTTTCTGCTGGCAGCCATGACTTATATTAATGCCATGGAAGAGCGCAATGTATTTCAGCGGCTGCGCGCGGTGCTGGTGTCCCGGGGGTTTTCTTTGCGCAAAATTTTCTGGATTACCGGACTTCTTGCTTTTTTCATCTCCCCGGTAGCGGATAATCTGACCACTGCATTGCTGATGGGGGCGGTGGCCATGGCCGTTGGCGGAAATAATAAAAAATTTATCAGCCTTGCCTGCATCAACATTGTTGTGGCGGCCAATGCCGGTGGTGCGTTTTCGCCGTTTGGGGATATTACCACCCTGATGGTCTGGCAAAAGGGCAAGGTGGTCTTTGCCGAGTTTTTTGCCATCTTTGTGCCTTCACTGGTCAACTGGCTCGTGCCGGCTGTGATCATGAGCCTGTTCGTGGATAAGGATGTTCCCGAGGCCCTGGATGAGTCGGTCTCCATGAAGTACGGGGCCTGGGTTATTATGGGGTTGTTCGGGGCGACCATTGTGACGGCCGTATGTTTCCACAATATGCTGCATCTGCCCCCGGCCGCCGGTATGATGCTGGGCCTTGGATATCTCGGGATCTTTTCCTATCATATCAAGCATCATGAGAACCGTACGAATAAATACGACCCCATTCTCGGGGCCCGTGAGGCCGAGTGTCCCCCTTCACATGACGTCATCTCTTTTGACATCATGAAAAAAATTTCCAGGGCTGAATGGGATACCCTGCTGTTTTTCTATGGGATTATCCTTTGTGTGGGCGGATTGGCCCAGTTCGGATACCTTGCGCTGATATCACAGTTTTTGTACCTGGATCTCGGAGCTACCTGGGCCAACAGCCTTGTGGGCGTTCTGTCTGCCATTCTGGATAATATTCCGGTGATGTTTGCCGTTCTCACCATGGACCCATCCATGTCCCACGGCCAGTGGCTCCTGGTCACCCTGACGGCCGGTACCGGCGGCAGTATGCTGGCCATCGGCTCTGCGGCCGGCGTGGCGCTCATGGGCGCGGCCCGGGGCACCTACACCTTCGGGGGACACTTGAAATGGACCCCGGTGATCGCTCTGGGCTATGCCTTAAGTATTGTATGTCACCTGATGCTGAACAGGGCGATGATGTAG